The proteins below come from a single Methanolobus chelungpuianus genomic window:
- a CDS encoding ABC transporter ATP-binding protein has product MPVIVARDLVKKYKDTLAVDNITFSIEEGEVFGFLGPNGAGKTTTMRMIQCVSPVTSGSLEIFGMDAMSHPREIKSRLGVVPQENNLDMDFTVYENLVVFSRYFDIPRGEAERRATELLEFVHLEDKKDTMTESLSGGMKRRLILARALINRPRMLILDEPTVGLDPQARHMIWDKLRALKKQGVTVVLTSHYLDEVEKLCDRLVVMDYGKILVEGSPSQVIREYVGSGIVEAENNPELIECLKRKEASYEVIGDLVHIYTDNPKQIAEFLTMECSISKMSARPATLEDVFLKLTGRRLRE; this is encoded by the coding sequence GTGCCGGTGATAGTCGCCAGGGATCTCGTAAAGAAATATAAGGATACTCTTGCGGTGGACAACATAACCTTCTCTATAGAGGAAGGGGAGGTGTTCGGTTTCCTGGGGCCTAACGGTGCCGGAAAGACCACTACCATGCGCATGATCCAGTGCGTTTCTCCCGTTACTTCAGGCAGCCTGGAAATATTCGGGATGGATGCCATGTCGCACCCCCGGGAAATAAAATCCCGTCTGGGGGTGGTTCCCCAGGAGAACAACCTTGATATGGATTTCACGGTGTATGAGAACCTTGTTGTGTTCTCAAGATATTTCGACATACCCCGCGGCGAGGCCGAAAGAAGGGCCACTGAGCTGCTGGAGTTCGTCCATCTGGAAGACAAGAAGGACACAATGACAGAAAGCCTTTCAGGAGGGATGAAACGCCGTCTCATACTTGCCCGTGCGCTTATAAACCGTCCCCGGATGCTTATACTGGATGAGCCCACGGTAGGCCTGGACCCACAGGCACGGCACATGATATGGGACAAGCTCCGTGCCCTGAAAAAACAGGGAGTGACAGTGGTGCTGACATCCCATTATCTCGACGAGGTCGAGAAACTCTGTGACCGGCTGGTCGTGATGGATTACGGTAAGATCCTTGTTGAGGGCAGCCCCTCGCAGGTCATCAGGGAATATGTGGGCTCCGGTATCGTCGAGGCTGAGAACAACCCTGAGCTTATTGAATGCCTGAAGAGGAAAGAGGCCTCCTATGAGGTCATAGGGGACCTCGTTCATATCTATACCGATAACCCTAAACAGATAGCAGAGTTCCTGACAATGGAATGTTCCATATCCAAGATGAGTGCAAGGCCGGCAACCCTTGAAGATGTTTTCCTCAAGCTTACGGGCAGGAGGCTGAGGGAGTGA
- a CDS encoding ABC transporter permease, whose amino-acid sequence MRISEYFRLPRVSSKAYTVWQRNKDVFMKDIKLNFLPPFIEPLLYLVALGFGLGRFVESIDGVPYAKFIAPALIAISVMYASFFECSYSSYVRMYYQKTFDAIIATPVTIEDVIAGELLWGATRSMVNATVMIPVIALFGLIDIRYALLIIPFAFLGGLLFGAIGMCFTAVTPNIMSINYPVLLFITPMFLFSGTFFPLNALPEPIQYFAIAFLPLTHIVNGIRLIGYGTLEPVILFDLAWIVVVCAVLLVISINMMKKRLIV is encoded by the coding sequence GTGAGAATATCCGAATATTTCCGGCTTCCTAGGGTGAGCTCCAAAGCGTATACTGTCTGGCAGCGGAACAAGGATGTTTTCATGAAGGATATCAAGCTCAATTTCCTCCCTCCTTTCATCGAGCCCCTGCTCTATCTGGTGGCCCTGGGATTCGGGCTCGGCAGGTTCGTGGAGAGCATAGACGGCGTACCCTATGCCAAGTTCATAGCTCCTGCCCTCATTGCTATTTCCGTGATGTACGCCTCGTTCTTTGAATGCAGCTACAGCTCCTACGTGCGCATGTACTACCAGAAGACCTTCGATGCCATTATCGCAACCCCTGTGACCATAGAGGACGTCATCGCGGGGGAATTGCTCTGGGGTGCCACCAGGAGCATGGTGAATGCCACAGTGATGATCCCCGTGATAGCACTGTTCGGGCTGATAGACATCCGCTATGCATTGCTCATAATCCCCTTCGCGTTCCTGGGCGGCCTGTTATTCGGGGCTATCGGCATGTGTTTTACGGCAGTGACTCCCAATATAATGTCCATCAACTATCCTGTGCTGTTGTTCATCACTCCCATGTTCCTGTTCAGCGGCACCTTCTTCCCGCTGAACGCACTTCCTGAACCCATACAGTACTTTGCCATAGCTTTCCTGCCGCTCACTCATATTGTCAACGGCATCCGGCTGATAGGCTATGGCACACTTGAACCCGTGATACTCTTTGATCTTGCGTGGATCGTGGTTGTCTGTGCTGTCCTGCTGGTGATCTCCATAAACATGATGAAGAAAAGGCTTATTGTTTAG
- a CDS encoding MBL fold metallo-hydrolase, giving the protein MRITLLGTGDATGTPVIGCSCPACQDAHRGGKSRRSRAAVLVESDSGSVLIDTGPDLRAQMLEHGTGRIDGVIWTHAHYDHFAGFPEFHRVQYNVDVYGLKETVDYIFDYLKFMHPKRHIVSPYEPFSLIGLEFTLFDVVHPPAKKPVGVIIRHAGKKVVITGDSQRNIPKRSMQHIMDPDLLITDAIVPPTVGVKKHMNTEEAWDLAREIGAKEVIFTHLSHFFKPHDEAAKEYPLAYDGMSFEL; this is encoded by the coding sequence ATGAGAATAACTCTTCTGGGTACAGGTGACGCTACCGGGACACCTGTGATCGGATGTAGTTGTCCGGCATGCCAGGATGCTCATCGCGGAGGCAAGAGCCGGAGAAGCAGGGCTGCGGTGCTGGTGGAGTCTGACAGCGGATCTGTACTGATAGATACCGGGCCGGACCTGCGGGCCCAGATGCTCGAACACGGGACAGGGCGCATTGACGGGGTGATATGGACTCACGCCCATTATGATCATTTTGCAGGCTTTCCCGAATTCCACAGGGTACAGTACAATGTGGATGTATACGGATTGAAAGAAACAGTAGACTATATCTTCGACTACCTGAAATTCATGCACCCCAAAAGACATATTGTGTCTCCCTACGAGCCTTTCAGCCTTATAGGACTGGAATTTACCCTGTTCGACGTGGTGCACCCGCCTGCTAAGAAGCCCGTGGGGGTCATCATAAGGCACGCCGGGAAAAAAGTCGTGATAACAGGGGATTCCCAGAGGAACATTCCCAAAAGAAGCATGCAGCATATCATGGACCCGGACCTGCTGATAACAGATGCCATAGTGCCTCCCACTGTAGGCGTCAAGAAGCACATGAACACGGAGGAGGCATGGGACCTTGCCAGGGAGATCGGGGCAAAGGAAGTCATATTCACTCACCTAAGCCACTTCTTCAAACCGCATGATGAGGCGGCAAAGGAATATCCCCTGGCCTATGACGGCATGAGCTTTGAATTATAA
- a CDS encoding ATP-binding protein, whose product MSDTTFDIIELLLTAQVYNKYPQLDVNDLPKNIRKYYWNREQRTVPKPIRMKTLDIEKMFEISKINGMLNSLPFVSIDEVDFSVKITALEVGADWFQKREGAMDRISQNPTLAYYYEKKHVSGADYGTARTKVRPKEVDREWIESLMQEIEKEDGGADMLKLAHISAPEDIRQTLKDFILTPAQEDDVRKIVKAIQYREYLKRIGLYDVGKILMVGPPGTGKTSLAKAMSEHLAIPFVEVRLSMITDQYLGETAKNIDRVFALAKRLSPCILFIDEFDFIAKTRSSDEHAALKRAVNTLLKAIDGISLTNDGVLLLAATNHPKMLDTAAWRRFDDIMQFPLPDTDMRKKILDIVTKEIQGDFDTQEIASLTHGYSGSDLRMVIRECVLSALVTERMELNQKDLLSAIAKFDERAMLKTNEYDATT is encoded by the coding sequence ATGTCCGATACAACGTTTGATATCATTGAGCTGCTGCTCACTGCACAAGTATATAACAAGTACCCGCAACTGGATGTGAACGACCTTCCCAAGAACATCCGTAAGTACTACTGGAACAGGGAGCAGAGAACTGTACCCAAACCCATCAGAATGAAAACACTGGACATTGAAAAGATGTTCGAGATCAGCAAGATAAACGGTATGCTGAACTCGCTGCCCTTTGTCAGCATAGATGAAGTGGATTTCTCGGTCAAGATTACAGCCCTTGAAGTGGGCGCGGACTGGTTCCAGAAGAGGGAAGGAGCAATGGACAGGATCTCCCAGAACCCCACGCTGGCCTACTACTATGAGAAGAAGCATGTGAGTGGTGCGGACTACGGCACCGCCAGGACAAAGGTCAGGCCCAAGGAAGTAGACAGGGAGTGGATAGAATCCCTCATGCAGGAGATAGAAAAAGAGGATGGAGGCGCAGATATGCTCAAGCTCGCCCATATCAGTGCCCCCGAGGACATCCGGCAGACATTGAAAGACTTTATCCTCACCCCTGCCCAGGAAGATGATGTCCGTAAGATCGTCAAGGCCATCCAGTATAGGGAATACCTGAAGCGTATCGGCCTCTATGACGTTGGAAAGATCCTGATGGTAGGGCCGCCCGGGACCGGAAAGACATCACTTGCAAAGGCAATGTCAGAGCACCTTGCCATCCCCTTTGTGGAAGTGCGCCTGTCCATGATCACTGACCAGTACCTGGGTGAGACAGCCAAGAACATCGACAGGGTCTTCGCGCTTGCAAAAAGACTGAGCCCCTGCATACTTTTCATTGATGAGTTCGACTTTATCGCAAAGACCCGCTCCTCGGATGAGCACGCGGCCCTGAAGAGAGCGGTCAACACCCTCCTCAAGGCCATCGACGGCATCAGCCTCACCAATGACGGCGTGCTCCTGCTGGCCGCCACCAACCATCCCAAGATGCTTGATACAGCTGCATGGAGGCGTTTTGACGACATCATGCAGTTCCCGCTTCCGGACACCGACATGCGCAAGAAGATACTTGATATCGTCACAAAGGAGATCCAGGGAGATTTCGACACGCAGGAGATCGCATCCCTTACACATGGCTACAGTGGTTCAGACCTGCGTATGGTCATCAGGGAATGTGTGCTCAGTGCACTTGTGACCGAGCGCATGGAGCTGAACCAGAAGGACCTGCTCAGTGCCATTGCAAAGTTTGACGAGCGGGCCATGCTCAAGACCAATGAGTACGATGCTACGACCTAA
- a CDS encoding DUF5817 domain-containing protein: protein MPAFGVIVCPRCREHAQILELGGAKKTRCQKCGASLDIRKLRLLHTSDSLEEAVSARTVLQARVHNLEEQMKGELAVISGIEDNRASLVSDEPEIDPAGFKDKRQPSKRNPRQIILKLLSSNGGQLETGMLEALALEHGINEQQLETILEKMKSSGEIYEPSSGRLCLADEVLRK from the coding sequence GAACACGCCCAGATACTTGAACTTGGAGGAGCGAAGAAGACCAGGTGCCAGAAATGCGGAGCATCCCTTGATATCCGCAAACTGCGCCTTCTCCATACATCTGACAGCCTGGAAGAGGCAGTATCTGCAAGAACGGTCCTGCAGGCCAGAGTGCACAATCTGGAAGAGCAGATGAAGGGCGAGCTTGCGGTCATATCCGGGATCGAGGATAACAGGGCATCCCTTGTATCGGATGAGCCTGAGATCGACCCCGCAGGTTTTAAGGACAAAAGGCAGCCATCCAAAAGGAACCCGAGGCAGATAATTCTTAAGCTGCTCAGCTCGAACGGGGGACAACTGGAGACAGGGATGCTGGAAGCCCTTGCACTGGAGCATGGGATCAATGAACAGCAGCTGGAGACAATCCTTGAGAAGATGAAAAGCTCCGGAGAGATATACGAACCCTCCTCAGGCAGGCTCTGTCTTGCGGACGAGGTTTTACGGAAATAA